Within Saccharomycodes ludwigii strain NBRC 1722 chromosome IV, whole genome shotgun sequence, the genomic segment aatatgaatgtTAACAAGGTTTCACTAACCAAAGAGGAGAAGGGTATGATATGGCATCAAGTGCAAACTGATGTCTACCAAAGGTTAGGTTTGGATTGGAAACCAGATAATATGATCTAAtgacttttaaaaaaaaaaatttttttttattttattttgcagacacttttatttcttttaatttaatttaatttttatttctttttccctttttcccttttccctttttactttttactttttttttttttttgatagaTATTATGTAATATAAAtgatgtttttaatttgaccttatctaatttattaatgatttttaactaatgtattttttttttttttgtaaataacTTTTAGATGTCACTTGCTGTAATATGTCTCGAATGGTGCTTGtaagaaagaaataaaacataGCTCAAATTAAATGGCTAAATTTGTCTGTTGAAGAAAATTACCCGGTTATAACTTTATactcaacaacaaaaaaaaaatatatatatataaatggcaaaacaatacaaaagaaaaattatgatGGAAAAtcttacttttttttcttcatttcttttgtttttaatttgaaaaaaaaaaaaaagaaaaaaaaaaaaattaccatattttcatatatatatatatatatatatacacatattcttggtattattgataatatcagtagtaaatataataaagaaaatacatAAACCAAAATGGCCACTATAGAAAAGGATACTCCAACTAAAAGTAAcattgataaaaaagatgCTGCGGATTTGTTAGCAGGACTAAATATTAACAAGGCCAAAACAGAAGAATCTAGCAGTACTAAACCTCCTGAAGAACAGCAGGATAAACAAGATACTCCAGTTGTAGATTCGAGCTTGGTTAAATCTGAGTACGAGGTTAAAGTCAAATTGGCCGATTTACAAGCAGACCCAAATTCTCCATTATACAGTGTTAAGAGTTTTGAAGAATTGGGGTTAAAGGCAGAATTACTAAAGGGGTTGTATGCTATGAAGTTTTCCAAGCCAAGTAAAATCCAAGAGAAAGCATtgccattgttattatctacaccaagtaaaaatatgatTGCTCAATCCCAAAGTGGTACTGGTAAAACAGCAGCTTTTTCATTGACCATGTTGAGTAAAGTTGATGAGTCTATTAAGCAACCACAATGTATATGTTTGGCACCATCCAGAGAGTTGGCTAGACAGACTTTGGAAGTGATTGTAGAAATGGGGAAATTTACCAAGATTAGTACGCAATTGATTGTTCCTGATTCTTACACTAAGAACAAGCATATTACTGAGCAAATAATAGTTGGTACCCCTGGGACTATTTTGGATTTGAttagaagaaaaatgatttctttgaaaaacataaaagtttttgttttggatGAGGCTGACAATATGTTGGAATTATCGAATTTAGGGGACCAATGTGTTAGGATTAAGAAATTGTTGCCTTCCAGTACTCAgttgattttgttttctgCAACATTTGATGACAAGGTTAGAGCATATGCGCATAAGGTAGTACCCAACGCTAACTCTTTagaattacaaaaaaatgaggTTAACGTTAGTGCAATTAAACAATTGTACATTAAGTGTGGGAACGCTGaggaaaaatttgaaaaattgagTGAGTTGTACGGCTTATTGACTATTGGTTCATCGATTATTTTTGTAGCACAGAAGAAGACAGCAAATGAGCTATATTACAAGTTGAAAAACGAGGGCCACCAAGTTTCGATATTGCACGGTGACTTAGTTAGTACTGATAGAGACCAGTTGATCGATGACTTTAGAAATGGACGGAGTAAAGTGTTAATAACCACCAATGTGTTATCAAGAGGGATTGACATTCCAACGGTTTCTATGGTGGTTAATTACGATTTACCAACAATAACCACAACGACTAGGAATGGTGGTAAACAACAAAAGTGTGATCCGTCTACCTATATTCATAGGATTGGTAGAACTGGTAGATTTGGCAGAAAGGGGGTTGCTATATCGTTTGTTGTTGAGAACACAAAGGACATGGAAATATTGGGAAATATTCAGAAATATTTTGGCAACATTGAGATGACCGAATTGCCCACCGATGATTGGGATGAAGTTGAAAAGATAGTTAAAAAAGTGTTAAAGGAGTGAAAAGGCTATTTGTTTGTAGATGCTGGTTAGAATGGACCGCAGTGCTGTAGTTattgtatattttatttaattagtaaataaaaattgagtAAATTTCGCCTGCGTGCGCGTTCAAAAAGGTTAacgtttttattttattatttttttaaatgaaatccgaaaaaaaaaaaaaaaaaaaatataagttatttatttgtttattgttGGGTGTGCGATGTTTTCTGTGGGCGAGGAAGAGGGGAAGGGGTtgcaataataaaaagaaacgcTGTGctgacaataaaaaaaaaaagaataaaaaaaaaaaaacactcacagtaaaaataaagaggCGAAAACcctatttattattattagataaACTTTGATTTGCTTttagttttgtttttacaTTCTTATATAATCTCGTTGCTTCTTTCATCATTACACCTGtcttataatttattaatcttTCCTATccagtatatatatacatccGTTGTTGATTATATTCCAAGTTACTGATCTGTCaaaccaaaaacaaaaaaaaaaaagggccAACTAAACTAAATAACAATCAACAATATGGATAGCactaaaatatttcaattgATCATTGCCTTTTTTATTCCTCCTTTAGCTGTTTACATGGCTCGTGGTTGGGGTCAAGAATGTAAACTAAACCTTATTTTGactattttgatttttattccaGGTATGTTACACGCTTTCTGGATCGTTATGAAAGATTAGGTTGTATAAATACTAAAGTAAGGctttgattataataataaataataataataataataacaacaacaataataaccatATTTACAAgagaacaaaataaatgtcAGAGATAATATGtatgattttttatctttttaatCGAATTGAAGTCACTTTAACCTAAATTTACATAATAGGTTTAAGATTTATATTCTAATACTGTACGCTTTATAATATCTGCTtttgctttatttttatttatttatttacttttatttttatttttatttttatccatttgtttatttttatttttttgtttttgatttgTGTGTGCTTTTTTTGGAGTTTAGTTACAACAGTAATGATTGATACTTCCggttataatatataagttTAACCTTCGTatctatctttttttttatatttatatattttaaaaattaattaactgtttatttgttttattttataattttacaTGAGCACTgttgtcattttttttttttttttttttttttttttttttttttttttttaagacaCATTTGGCTGttgtataataaaaatcaaagtCATAATGCCCTCTACATGTCCATTCAAAATGatgaattttttctttctttctttatttaaaaaagaggaaataaaataatataatttactTGTTAAATACTATTTAGATACACaacattttatataaacaaGAGGATGAATCAATAACTAATAGTAGTAGGAGAATAGTTGATTCTAATTTCCATGATATATTCTAtgactaaaaaaaaacctcccctgctattataataattaaatcgAGCAGGTTCTACAACTGTGGAGCCATCATATCCATTAATGGACTTTGAATAAAAGCAACACCAGCACCGAAAAGGGCAACATTTACTAACACCGTCCAAGCTGGAGATTCTCTAAATAATTGAAATCTTGATTTGTTAGAATCGTTTTGTTTCTCTGAAGCAGAAGCATCTAAACCTGGGATCATAAATTGGGCAGCTGACATTGtgattaatatatatttatttctttttacttcgattttttctttacaaAAGGGAGAATTCTAAGATATTACAAGCATTGGTATAAATGGGATGTGTAATAAcgttgataataataaaaaaaaaagacaagaaaaaagacaagaaaagaaaagaaaaaaaaaaaagaaaaaaaaaaaaaaaaaaaaaaaaagttgggAAAAAGTAGCCCGTTTCATTACCCGGTTACGAACAACTGGATACAAAGGCTACCACGTGATAAAAGTATCAGGAAAggggaaataaaaaagcagattaaaaaagttcTTTTGAATGCTGTGATTTGTAGCATCCGGATGTCCGAGTCCATGTAGCAAGAATAGCGACAATATATAGAAAGAAAGATAGATAGATACCGAAAAAGGGAAAGAGAAATAAAGgggtaaataaatagataacAATTATCggtatatataaattctATTTATactatttgatttttaattttgttgtaGCGgcctttttccttctttttttagaaatgCTATTGAAGATCactcttttaaaatataccaataaatcaaaaatatacagTCCAACAAGCACATGTAAACTTATCTTCAAAATCGtatgaattattttatgATAATAGCAATAGATTTGGTTCAACTGTAGGTATGTACAATATATCAGGTTTGATATTACATTAAATATTGCGTTTATCATTGTTGCACATatcctttattttattttttattttttctttttctttttttttatatttattatttattaattctaccgttttatatatatcctTGTAATCTTCCCCTTTTatcgttttttttattttcctttttcctttcccTCAAGCCTATTCcatgttattttataaacgaGCAGGAAggaaagaaggaaaaaagaaaagaagaaaataaaataaaataaaaattagttAGACCCTATTATTCTTTAAGATTTagattaaaattatattaaaattataaaattgtattaaaactatagtaatattatagaaaaaaaaaagaaaaaaaagaaaaaaaaaaagaaaaaagtcaTACGATATTATACTGGTATCAATTCATACACCAACAATACTAACTTCCAAAGTCCACACCCTACGAATATGTATTCTAACGGGTACTTTAACCTTAACGATGTTAATG encodes:
- the DBP5 gene encoding ATP-dependent RNA helicase DBP5 (similar to Saccharomyces cerevisiae YOR046C | DBP5 | Dead Box Protein), which codes for MATIEKDTPTKSNIDKKDAADLLAGLNINKAKTEESSSTKPPEEQQDKQDTPVVDSSLVKSEYEVKVKLADLQADPNSPLYSVKSFEELGLKAELLKGLYAMKFSKPSKIQEKALPLLLSTPSKNMIAQSQSGTGKTAAFSLTMLSKVDESIKQPQCICLAPSRELARQTLEVIVEMGKFTKISTQLIVPDSYTKNKHITEQIIVGTPGTILDLIRRKMISLKNIKVFVLDEADNMLELSNLGDQCVRIKKLLPSSTQLILFSATFDDKVRAYAHKVVPNANSLELQKNEVNVSAIKQLYIKCGNAEEKFEKLSELYGLLTIGSSIIFVAQKKTANELYYKLKNEGHQVSILHGDLVSTDRDQLIDDFRNGRSKVLITTNVLSRGIDIPTVSMVVNYDLPTITTTTRNGGKQQKCDPSTYIHRIGRTGRFGRKGVAISFVVENTKDMEILGNIQKYFGNIEMTELPTDDWDEVEKIVKKVLKE
- the PMP3 gene encoding Pmp3p (similar to Saccharomyces cerevisiae YDR276C | PMP3 | Plasma Membrane Proteolipid) encodes the protein MDSTKIFQLIIAFFIPPLAVYMARGWGQECKLNLILTILIFIPGMLHAFWIVMKD
- the TOM6 gene encoding Tom6p (similar to Saccharomyces cerevisiae YOR045W | TOM6 | Translocase of the Outer Mitochondrial membrane), with the translated sequence MSAAQFMIPGLDASASEKQNDSNKSRFQLFRESPAWTVLVNVALFGAGVAFIQSPLMDMMAPQL